TCATGCCGCACGTGCGCACTTGCTCCAGGAGCACCACCCCGGCCTGCGCCTCGATCGCCTCGAGGAGCGACTGCGGGAGCGGAGCGGGCATGGGTGACGGTCCCACACATCGGCCCGCCGACGCCGACGGCCTGTGGACGGCGATCCGGATACGCGGGCTGGGAGACTTACGGGGGCTATAGCACCCGTAAGTCTCCCCAGCCGTACCCAGCGCGGCGAGCGTCAGGCGCGGCGGCGGGTGCGGGTGGCGTCCTCGTCGGCCCGGGCGCGCGCCGAGGCGGCCAGCGCGGCGGTGAAGTCCTCGGTCTCCTGCAGGTGCTCGTCCATCAGCGCACCGGCCGAGCGCCGGGCCTTCCGGCGTACGGCACTCATGATCTTGGCGTGGTAGTCGATCGCGCGCTCGGCGAGCTCGGCGTTCTCCTCGACCGTGCGCCGGCGCACCGAGCGCAGCGCCCCGTCGACGGAGTGGAACAACGTCAGCGCGAACGCGTTCCCGGCCGCCCGCAGCAGCGCGTCGTGGAAGTTGACGTCGGCGGAGCTGAACGTGTCCAGGTCCTGGGCGGCCCAGGCCTCGCGCATGGTGGCCACCGCGGCCTCCATCCGATCCAGATCCTCGTCGGTACGCCGGACCGCGGCGAGTTCGGCGATTCCGCGTTCGACGATGCGGCGCAGCTCGGTCAGCTCGTGCGCGAGCTCGTACCCCGACTCCAGCAGCGCCCGCGCGTTGAGCACCGTGCTGTCGAACGGCGCCCACGTGTCGGGCTGGTTCACGAACGTGCCGCGCCCCTGCTGGACCCGCAGCACGCCCCGCTGGCGGAGGTCCTTGATGGCCTCGCGCAGCGTCAGCCGGCTGACGCCGGCACGTTCGGCGAGGACGGGCTCGGGTGGAAGTCTGCTGTCGGGTGGATAGACGCCCGCGACGATCTCGTCCAGCAGGCGTTCGGCCAGTTGGTCGGCGAGTCCGGACCGGCTGACACCGGTGAGCGAGCCCCCGGAATCCCGGGCGCCCCCTGAGCTGCGGGCGTCCCCGGCGCCTCCCGCGGCCCCACCGCTGCCGGGTCCGCGCCCGTCGCGGCCGGTCGTGAGGTGGGCCGGCTTCCTCGGTCGTGGTTTCCGGTCGGTCATGTCCGCCGTGCCTCCCAGGGTGACCGCCGAGGTGACCACCATCGGACAGGCTGGTGGGTCGACTGCGGCCCAACCATAAGGCACCCGCCCGGCGGCACGTCCCGAACACACCCCGGCCCCGCCCCGAACCTGCCGCCAACCTGCCCCGAACCTGCTCAGAACACGCCCTACGGCGGTCCGCGGCCGCTTCGGAGCGGGTACGATTTCCGGCATTGAAACATCAGATGACTTGGAAGGTGACACAAGTGACGCCAGTGCCGCCAGTGACGCCCGCCACCGACCAGCCCACGCTCGCCGACCTGACGCTGCGGCTGCACGAGACCGACAACGTCGTGATCGCGATGGGCGACCTCGCACCCGGCGGCTACGCGCTGCCCGCCGGCGGGTCCCTGCAGGTCACCGACGCCGTTCCGCGCGGCCACAAGCTCGCCGTGGCGCCGGTCGCACCGGGTGAGCCGGTCCGCAAGTACGGCCAGGTCATCGGGTTCGCCAGCGAGCCGATCGTGCCCGGGCGGCACGTGCACACGCACAACACGGCGTTCCAGATGTTCGAGCGGGAGTACGACTTCGGCGTCGACGTCCGGCCCACGGTGTACGTACCCGAGAGCGCCCGGGCCACCTTCCAGGGCATCGTCCGCCCCGACGGGCGGGTGGCGACCCGCAACTACATCGGCATCCTCACCACGGTCAACTGCTCGGCCACCGCGGCCAAGCTGATCGCCGAGCGGTTCAAGTACGACGTCCTCGACGAGTTCCCGAACGTCGACGGCGTGGTCTCCCTCACCCACAGCACCGGCTGCGGCATGGCCGGTCCGGGCAGCGAGGGCTTCGAGGTGCTCCGGCGTACTCTCACCGGCTACGCCAACCACCCGAACTTCGCCGGCTTCCTCGTCCTCGGCCTCGGCTGCGAGGTCAACCAGGTCGCCGGCCTGGTCGAGCACTGGAACATCCCCGAGCACAAGATCACCGTGCCGATGACAATCCAGGAGCTCGGCGGCACCCGCAAGACGGTGGCCGAGGGGATCGCCCGGATCAAGGACATGCTGCCCGAGGTCGACGCCGTGAGCCGCGAGACCGTGCCCGCCAGCGAGCTGATCCTGGCGATGGAGTGCGGCGGCTCCGACGGCTACTCCGGCATCACCGCCAACCCCGCGCTCGGCGCGGCCGCCGACCTGCTGGTGGCCCACGGCGGCACCGCGGTCTTCGGGGAGACGCCGGAGATCTACGGCGCGGAACACCTGCTGGCACGGCGCGCCGTCAGCCGCGAGGTGGGGGAGAAGCTGATCCGCCGGATCCACTGGTGGGAGGACTACACCGCCAAGCACTCCGGTTCGATGGACAACAACCCCTCGCCGGGCAACAAGGCGGGTGGCCTCACCACGATCCTGGAGAAGTCCCTCGGCGCCGCGGCCAAGGGCGGCACGACCAACCTGGCCGACGTCGTGGAGTTCGCCGAGCAGATCACCGCGAAGGGCCTGGTCTTCATGGACACGCCCGGCTACGACCCGGTGAACGCGACCGGCATGGTGGCCGGCGGCTCGCAGGTGCTGTGCTTCACCACCGGCCGTGGGTCGGCGTTCGGGTGCAAGCCCACGCCGTCGATGAAGCTGGCCACCAACACCGACGTTTACCAGCGGATGACCGACGACATGGACGTCAACTGCGGTGTCGTCGCCGACGGGGACGCGTCCGTGGCGGAGGTCGGCCGGCAGATCTTCGACCGGGTGCTGGCCACCGCGTCGGGTGAGAAGACCAAGAGCGAGGAGCTCGGCTACGGCGACGAGGAGTTCGTGCCGTGGCAGCTCGGCGCGGTGATGTGAGCCGGTACGCCGGACCAGGCAGAAGCGCGAACCCGAACGCGAACCCCAGCGCGAACCCCAGGGAGGAACCGCCGTGAGCGACGCCACCAGCCCCACCGGGCTCGGCCCCTTCGAGCGCGTACGCGAGCTGCAGCCCAGGGCACCCCTGCCGCGGCTGATCCCGGTCCGCCAGCACTACGACGTACCGGCCGAGCCGGACGTGGCCGCCGCGACGGCCCGTGAGCTGGAGGCGCTGCGGGCGCGGATCCGGCCGGGGATGAGCGTCGCCGTCACCGCCGGCAGCCGGGGCATCCACGACCTGGCGACGGTGGTCCGGGCGGCGTGTGACTGGCTGCGTGCCGCCGGGGCCGAGCCGTTCGTCGTACCGGCGATGGGGTCGCACGGCGGCGCCACCGCCGAGGGCCAGGTCGCCGTCCTCGCGTCGTACGGCGTCACCGAGGAGACCATGGGCGTCCCGATCCGGGCGACCATGGACACCATCGAACTCGGCCGGGTGGTGCCCGACGGCCCGATGGTCCACCTCGACGCGCAGGCCGCCCGGGCCGACGGGATCCTGCTGGTCAACCGGATCAAGCCGCACACCGACTTCCACGGGGAGATCGAGTCCGGGCTGGGCAAGATCGCCGCCATCGGCCTGGGCAAGCAGCGCGGCGCGGAGGGCATCCACGTCTACGGCTCGACCGGCCTGGCCCGCTGGATTCCCGCGGTGGGCCGGCACATCGTCGAGACGGGTCGCGTCCTCGGCGGCATCGGCATCGTGGAGAACGCCCACGAGCGGACCGCCCGGATCGCATTCGTCGAACCCGACGGCATCGCCGGCCCGGCCGAGACCGAACTGCTCGCCGAGGCGGGCCGGCTGCTCGGCCGGTTGCCGTTCGACGACCTCGACGTGCTGGTCGTGGACGAGCTCGGCAAGGACAAGTCCGGCTCCGGCATGGACACCAACGTCATCGGCCGGATGTGGATCGACGGCGTCGCCGAGCCCGAGCGTCCCCGCGTCACCAACATCACCGTGCACGGGATCAGCAAGGCGTCGTACGGCAACGCGGTGGGCGTGGGGCTCGCCGACTTCGTGCCGTTCCGGGTGCTGGAGGACATCGACCTGCACGCGCTCTACGTGAACGCGATGACGTCCGGCATCGGCGGCGTGCGCCGGGCGAAGCTGCCGATCGCGCTGCCCACCGACGAGGCCGCCGTGGCCGCGGCGATCCTGATGTGCGGGCGGCCCGACCCGGAGAACGTCCGGCTGGTCCGGGTGCACGACACCCTGGACACGGTCCATCTGCTGGTGGCGGAGAGCCTGCGCACAGAGGTGGACAAGCAGCCGCAGCTGGAGGTCGCCGGGGAGCCGGTGGCGTTCGACTGTACGCCGGACGGCGCGCTGCCGGACTGGCCGCAGCTCGAGGCCTGAGCCGCCCGGCGTTCTGCGAAAATCCCGGAGCTGGTGAACCACCCGGGTCCTCGTGTCGTGTCGTGGGAGAACTGTGCTCGACTCTGCCCATCGACCCGCGTGACAGACGGAGGACACCGTGGACACACCCGAGCGCCGCGACACAGCACCGATGACCCGACGGCACGCCCTGGGCGGGGTGGCCGTCGCGGCCGCCGCGATCCCCCTGCTCGCCGCCTGCGGTGGCGACAGTTCGAACACCAGCGGCGGTGACGACTCGGCGGGTGGGAAGACCGACGACAAGACGCCCGACGACAAGACGAAGAAGACGCCCGGGTCCGGCGACGACACCAAGGCGCCCGGCGACGACGACGGGGCCAAGGGCGGCGGGGGCGGCTCCCTCACCTCGACCAGCCAGATCCCGGTGAAGGGCGGCAAGATCTTCGCCGCGCAGAAGGTCGTGGTGACCCAGCCGGAGCAGGGGACGTTCAAGGCGTTCTCCGCGATCTGCACCCACAGGGGCTGCCCGGTCGGCGACGTGACCGGCGACATCATCAAGTGCCACTGCCACGGCAGCGCGTTCAGCGCCCTGGACGGCTCGGTCAAGAACGGGCCGGCGACCAGGCCGCTGCCGCCGGTGAAGATCAAGGTCGACGGCGGGTCGATCAAGCTCGCCTGAGCGGCCGGTTCGGGTGGTTCACCCCATCCGGTACGCCGGTAGCGGGGCGGCCCGGCGACCGTATGGGGGTGCCGTCGCCTAGGCTCGGAAAAGTGGCAGATCCCGCGACCTATCGACCCACACCCGGCTCGGTTCCCGACCAGCCGGGCGTCTACCGATTCTCCGACCCCCGGGGCCGGGTGATCTATGTCGGCAAGGCCAAGAGCCTGCGCTCCCGGCTCGGGTCGTACTTCCAGGATCTCGCCGCCCTCCACCCGCGCACCCAGGCGATGGTGCAGACCGCCGCCAAGGTCGAGTGGACGGTGGTCAACACCGAGGTCGAGGCGCTGCAGCTGGAGTACTCCTGGATCAAGGAGTACGACCCGCGGTTCAACGTCAAGTACCGCGACGACAAGAGCTACCCCTGGCTGGCGGTCACGCTGGACGAGGAGTTCCCGCGGCTGCAGGTGATGCG
This Actinopolymorpha cephalotaxi DNA region includes the following protein-coding sequences:
- a CDS encoding FadR/GntR family transcriptional regulator is translated as MTDRKPRPRKPAHLTTGRDGRGPGSGGAAGGAGDARSSGGARDSGGSLTGVSRSGLADQLAERLLDEIVAGVYPPDSRLPPEPVLAERAGVSRLTLREAIKDLRQRGVLRVQQGRGTFVNQPDTWAPFDSTVLNARALLESGYELAHELTELRRIVERGIAELAAVRRTDEDLDRMEAAVATMREAWAAQDLDTFSSADVNFHDALLRAAGNAFALTLFHSVDGALRSVRRRTVEENAELAERAIDYHAKIMSAVRRKARRSAGALMDEHLQETEDFTAALAASARARADEDATRTRRRA
- a CDS encoding UxaA family hydrolase, with the translated sequence MTPVPPVTPATDQPTLADLTLRLHETDNVVIAMGDLAPGGYALPAGGSLQVTDAVPRGHKLAVAPVAPGEPVRKYGQVIGFASEPIVPGRHVHTHNTAFQMFEREYDFGVDVRPTVYVPESARATFQGIVRPDGRVATRNYIGILTTVNCSATAAKLIAERFKYDVLDEFPNVDGVVSLTHSTGCGMAGPGSEGFEVLRRTLTGYANHPNFAGFLVLGLGCEVNQVAGLVEHWNIPEHKITVPMTIQELGGTRKTVAEGIARIKDMLPEVDAVSRETVPASELILAMECGGSDGYSGITANPALGAAADLLVAHGGTAVFGETPEIYGAEHLLARRAVSREVGEKLIRRIHWWEDYTAKHSGSMDNNPSPGNKAGGLTTILEKSLGAAAKGGTTNLADVVEFAEQITAKGLVFMDTPGYDPVNATGMVAGGSQVLCFTTGRGSAFGCKPTPSMKLATNTDVYQRMTDDMDVNCGVVADGDASVAEVGRQIFDRVLATASGEKTKSEELGYGDEEFVPWQLGAVM
- a CDS encoding nickel pincer cofactor-dependent isomerase, group 22, which gives rise to MSDATSPTGLGPFERVRELQPRAPLPRLIPVRQHYDVPAEPDVAAATARELEALRARIRPGMSVAVTAGSRGIHDLATVVRAACDWLRAAGAEPFVVPAMGSHGGATAEGQVAVLASYGVTEETMGVPIRATMDTIELGRVVPDGPMVHLDAQAARADGILLVNRIKPHTDFHGEIESGLGKIAAIGLGKQRGAEGIHVYGSTGLARWIPAVGRHIVETGRVLGGIGIVENAHERTARIAFVEPDGIAGPAETELLAEAGRLLGRLPFDDLDVLVVDELGKDKSGSGMDTNVIGRMWIDGVAEPERPRVTNITVHGISKASYGNAVGVGLADFVPFRVLEDIDLHALYVNAMTSGIGGVRRAKLPIALPTDEAAVAAAILMCGRPDPENVRLVRVHDTLDTVHLLVAESLRTEVDKQPQLEVAGEPVAFDCTPDGALPDWPQLEA
- a CDS encoding Rieske (2Fe-2S) protein, with the protein product MDTPERRDTAPMTRRHALGGVAVAAAAIPLLAACGGDSSNTSGGDDSAGGKTDDKTPDDKTKKTPGSGDDTKAPGDDDGAKGGGGGSLTSTSQIPVKGGKIFAAQKVVVTQPEQGTFKAFSAICTHRGCPVGDVTGDIIKCHCHGSAFSALDGSVKNGPATRPLPPVKIKVDGGSIKLA